In Electrophorus electricus isolate fEleEle1 chromosome 1, fEleEle1.pri, whole genome shotgun sequence, a single window of DNA contains:
- the unm_sa1261 gene encoding serine/threonine-protein kinase SBK1, giving the protein MSSCPLVSRDSIDILEELQLIAAQNLEKLDINKYYEVIRELGKGTYGKVDLVVHKIRGTKMALKFLRKKTTKLKSFLREYSISLYLSPCPFIINMYGVAFETDEYYIFAQEYALAGDLFDIIPPQVGLPESVAKRCVHQVAIALDYLHGKKLVHRDIKPENILIFDRECRKVKLSDFGMTRRAGSPVKRVSGTIPYTAPELCDAGRQEGFCVDYSTDVWAFGVLLFCMLTGNFPWEKAMPCDTFYEEFVRWQQRRRRLGAVPSQWRRFTGEALRMFRRLLAIAPERRCSVKDVFGYFGHCWMLDTENGNAAVSPGAATNTNGGAVVNGHLAELSSSSSEEDELADRLKQQSLSPGCAGTKNGIVMEPVAAHYSTMSTNGSPSSTSGYERVARDSNGNGGRILVATPIEICV; this is encoded by the exons ATGAGCTCCTGCCCCCTCGTGTCCCGTGATTCAATCGAcatcctggaggagctgcagcttATTGCAGCCCAGAACCTGGAGAAACTGGACATCAATAAGTACTATGAGGTTATCAGAGAACTGGGCAAGGGCACCTATGGCAAGGTGGATCTAGTTGTCCACAAGATCCGAG GCACCAAGATGGCCTTGAAGTTCTTGCGGAAGAAGACGACAAAGCTGAAGAGCTTCCTGAGGGAGTacagcatctctctctatctttcacCATGCCCCTTCATCATCAACATGTATGGCGTTGCCTTTGAGACAGACGAGTACTATATCTTTGCCCAAGAATATGCGCTAGCTGGAGACCTCTTTGATATCATTCCCCCACAG GTGGGGCTCCCGGAGAGTGTGGCCAAGCGCTGTGTGCACCAGGTGGCCATCGCCTTGGACTACCTGCATGGCAAGAAGCTGGTGCACCGTGATATCAAGCCCGAGAACATCCTCATCTTCGACCGGGAGTGTCGCAAGGTGAAGCTGTCCGACTTTGGAATGACACGGAGGGCTGGCTCGCCAGTGAAACGTGTGAGCGGCACCATCCCGTACACGGCACCCGAGCTGTGCGATGCAGGGCGGCAGGAGGGCTTCTGCGTGGACTACAGCACAGACGTGTGGGCCTTCGGCGTGCTGCTCTTCTGCATGCTCACAGGAAACTTCCCATGGGAGAAAGCTATGCCGTGTGACACCTTCTACGAGGAATTTGTGCGCTGGCAGCAGCGGCGGCGACGGTTGGGTGCTGTGCCGTCTCAGTGGCGTCGCTTCACCGGCGAGGCGCTGCGCATGTTCCGCCGCTTGCTGGCCATCGCCCCAGAGCGCCGCTGCTCCGTCAAGGACGTGTTTGGTTACTTTGGTCACTGCTGGATGCTGGATACCGAGAATGGCAATGCGGCTGTGTCACCTGGAGCCGCCACCAACACCAATGGTGGTGCAGTGGTCAACGGGCACCTGGCCGAGCTCAGCTCCTCTTCTTCAGAAGAGGACGAGCTGGCGGACCGCCTGAAGCAGCAGAGCCTGTCGCCTGGGTGTGCTGGCACCAAGAACGGCATTGTTATGGAGCCTGTGGCAGCACACTATTCTACCATGTCCACAAAtggctctccctcctccaccagtgGCTATGAGCGTGTTGCTCGTGACAGCAACGGCAATGGTGGTCGCATCCTGGTGGCCACACCTATTGAAATCTGCgtgtag